A window of the Eulemur rufifrons isolate Redbay chromosome 6, OSU_ERuf_1, whole genome shotgun sequence genome harbors these coding sequences:
- the GAL3ST3 gene encoding galactose-3-O-sulfotransferase 3, with the protein MPAIVQRLQQATKMMSRRKVLLLVLGCSTVSLLVHQGAQLSWYPKLFPLSCPPLRDSPLRPKHTTVAFLKTHKTAGTTVQNILFRFAERHNLTVALPHPSCEHQFCYPRNFSAHFVHPATRPPHVLASHLRFDRDELARLMPPGTVYVTILREPAAMFESLFSYYNQYCPAFRRVPNASLAAFLRAPEAYYRAGEHFAMFAHNTLAYDLGGDNERSPRDDAAYLAGLIRQVEEVFSLVMIAEYFDESLVLLRRLLAWDLDDVLYAKLNARAASSRLAAIPAALARAARAWNALDAGLYDHFNATFWRRVARAGRACVEREARELREARQRLLRRCFGDEPALRPAAQIRTKQLQPWQPSRKVDIMGYDLPSGGAGPATEACLKLAMPEVQYSNYLLRKQKRRGGARARPEPVLDNPPPRPIRALPRGPQGP; encoded by the exons ATGCCAGCCATCGTACAGCGCCTGCAGCAGGCCACCAAGATGATGAGCCGCAGGAAAGTCCTGCTGCTGGTGCTGGGGTGCAGCACTGTGAGCCTCCTTGTCCACCAGGGGGCGCAGCTCAGCTG GTACCCCAAGCTGTTCCCCCTGAGCTGCCCGCCTCTGCGGGACTCGCCGCTGCGCCCCAAGCACACGACCGTGGCCTTCCTGAAGACGCACAAGACGGCCGGCACGACGGTGCAGAACATCCTGTTCCGCTTCGCCGAGCGCCACAACCTCACGGTGGCCCTGCCGCACCCGAGCTGCGAGCACCAGTTCTGCTACCCGCGCAACTTCTCGGCGCACTTCGTGCACCCGGCCACGCGGCCGCCGCACGTGCTGGCCAGCCACCTGCGCTTCGACCGCGACGAGCTCGCGCGCCTCATGCCGCCCGGCACGGTCTACGTCACCATCCTGCGCGAGCCGGCCGCCATGTTCGAGTCGCTCTTCAGCTACTACAACCAGTACTGCCCGGCCTTCCGGCGCGTGCCCAACGCGTCGCTCGCCGCCTTCCTGCGCGCGCCCGAGGCCTACTACCGCGCGGGCGAGCACTTCGCCATGTTCGCGCACAACACACTGGCCTACGACCTGGGCGGCGACAACGAGCGCAGCCCGCGCGACGACGCCGCCTACCTGGCGGGCCTCATACGCCAGGTGGAGGAGGTGTTCTCGCTCGTCATGATCGCCGAGTACTTCGACGAGTCGCTCGTGCTGCTGCGGCGCCTGCTGGCCTGGGACCTGGACGACGTGCTCTACGCCAAGCTCAACGCGCGCGCCGCCAGCTCGCGCCTGGCCGCCATCCCCGCGGCGCTGGCGCGGGCGGCGCGCGCCTGGAACGCCCTGGACGCCGGGCTCTACGACCACTTCAACGCCACCTTCTGGCGCCGCGTGGCGCGCGCCGGCCGCGCGTGCGTGGAGCGCGAGGCGCGCGAGCTGCGCGAGGCCCGCCAGCGCCTGCTGCGCCGCTGCTTCGGCGACGAGCCCGCGCTGCGGCCGGCCGCGCAGATCCGCACCAAGCAGCTGCAGCCGTGGCAGCCCAGCCGCAAGGTGGACATCATGGGCTACGACCTGCCCAGCGGCGGCGCCGGCCCGGCCACCGAGGCCTGCCTCAAGCTGGCCATGCCCGAGGTGCAGTACTCCAACTACCTGCTGCGCAAGCAGAAGCGCCGCGGCGGCGCGCGGGCCCGGCCCGAGCCGGTCCTGGACAACCCCCCGCCGCGGCCCATCCGAGCGCTGCCCCGTGGCCCCCAGGGCCCCTGA